The Arachis ipaensis cultivar K30076 chromosome B07, Araip1.1, whole genome shotgun sequence genome includes a window with the following:
- the LOC107609147 gene encoding abscisic acid and environmental stress-inducible protein isoform X1, whose product MGSRVAILMLGLLAIFLISSEVAARDLAEASPNKDEAGTEANEVGEAKYGYGGGNYGHGGGNYGHGGGYPGYGGGGYPGHGGGSYGHGGGSYGHGGGGYPGYGGGGYPGHGGGGYGHGGGGYGHGGGGYGGGGYCRYGCCGGGYGGRCRCCSYAGEAAEAEPHN is encoded by the exons ATGGGTTCAAGAGTAGCAATACTCATGCTTGGCCTCTTGGCCATTTTTCTTATATCTTCAGAGGTGGCTGCTAGAGACTTAGCTGAGGCTTCACCTAACAAGG ATGAAGCTGGCACAGAGGCAAATGAAGTGGGTGAGGCCAAGTACGGATACGGTGGTGGTAACTATGGCCACGGTGGTGGAAACTATGGCCACGGTGGTGGATACCCCGGCTATGGTGGCGGAGGATACCCTGGCCACGGTGGTGGAAGCTATGGCCATGGTGGTGGAAGCTATGGCCACGGTGGCGGAGGGTACCCCGGCTACGGTGGCGGAGGATACCCTGGCCACGGTGGTGGAGGATACGGTCACGGTGGCGGAGGATACGGTCACGGTGGCGGAGGGTACGGAGGAGGAGGATATTGCCGCTACGGTTGCTGCGGCGGTGGATACGGTGGACGTTGCAGGTGCTGCTCTTACGCCGGTGAAGCTGCCGAAGCTGAACCTCACAACTAA
- the LOC107609147 gene encoding glycine-rich protein 3 isoform X5 → MGSRVAILMLGLLAIFLISSEVAARDLAEASPNKDEAGTEANEVGEAKYGYGGGNYGHGGGNYGHGGGYPGYGGGGYPGHGGGSYGHGGGRYGHGGGGYGHGGGGYGGGGYCRYGCCGGGYGGRCRCCSYAGEAAEAEPHN, encoded by the exons ATGGGTTCAAGAGTAGCAATACTCATGCTTGGCCTCTTGGCCATTTTTCTTATATCTTCAGAGGTGGCTGCTAGAGACTTAGCTGAGGCTTCACCTAACAAGG ATGAAGCTGGCACAGAGGCAAATGAAGTGGGTGAGGCCAAGTACGGATACGGTGGTGGTAACTATGGCCACGGTGGTGGAAACTATGGCCACGGTGGTGGATACCCCGGCTATGGTGGCGGAGGATACCCTGGCCACGGTGGTGGAAGCTATGGCCATGGTGGTGGAA GATACGGTCACGGTGGCGGAGGATACGGTCACGGTGGCGGAGGGTACGGAGGAGGAGGATATTGCCGCTACGGTTGCTGCGGCGGTGGATACGGTGGACGTTGCAGGTGCTGCTCTTACGCCGGTGAAGCTGCCGAAGCTGAACCTCACAACTAA
- the LOC107609147 gene encoding cold and drought-regulated protein CORA isoform X6: protein MGSRVAILMLGLLAIFLISSEVAARDLAEASPNKDEAGTEANEVGEAKYGYGGGNYGHGGGNYGHGGGSYGHGGGGYPGHGGGGYGHGGGGYGHGGGGYGGGGYCRYGCCGGGYGGRCRCCSYAGEAAEAEPHN from the exons ATGGGTTCAAGAGTAGCAATACTCATGCTTGGCCTCTTGGCCATTTTTCTTATATCTTCAGAGGTGGCTGCTAGAGACTTAGCTGAGGCTTCACCTAACAAGG ATGAAGCTGGCACAGAGGCAAATGAAGTGGGTGAGGCCAAGTACGGATACGGTGGTGGTAACTATGGCCACGGTGGTGGAAACTA TGGCCACGGTGGTGGAAGCTATGGCCATGGTG GCGGAGGATACCCTGGCCACGGTGGTGGAGGATACGGTCACGGTGGCGGAGGATACGGTCACGGTGGCGGAGGGTACGGAGGAGGAGGATATTGCCGCTACGGTTGCTGCGGCGGTGGATACGGTGGACGTTGCAGGTGCTGCTCTTACGCCGGTGAAGCTGCCGAAGCTGAACCTCACAACTAA
- the LOC107609147 gene encoding glycine-rich protein 3 isoform X2, whose amino-acid sequence MGSRVAILMLGLLAIFLISSEVAARDLAEASPNKDEAGTEANEVGEAKYGYGGGNYGHGGGNYGHGGGYPGYGGGGYPGHGGGSYGHGGGGYPGHGGGGYGHGGGGYGHGGGGYGGGGYCRYGCCGGGYGGRCRCCSYAGEAAEAEPHN is encoded by the exons ATGGGTTCAAGAGTAGCAATACTCATGCTTGGCCTCTTGGCCATTTTTCTTATATCTTCAGAGGTGGCTGCTAGAGACTTAGCTGAGGCTTCACCTAACAAGG ATGAAGCTGGCACAGAGGCAAATGAAGTGGGTGAGGCCAAGTACGGATACGGTGGTGGTAACTATGGCCACGGTGGTGGAAACTATGGCCACGGTGGTGGATACCCCGGCTATGGTGGCGGAGGATACCCTGGCCACGGTGGTGGAAGCTATGGCCATGGTG GCGGAGGATACCCTGGCCACGGTGGTGGAGGATACGGTCACGGTGGCGGAGGATACGGTCACGGTGGCGGAGGGTACGGAGGAGGAGGATATTGCCGCTACGGTTGCTGCGGCGGTGGATACGGTGGACGTTGCAGGTGCTGCTCTTACGCCGGTGAAGCTGCCGAAGCTGAACCTCACAACTAA
- the LOC107609147 gene encoding cold and drought-regulated protein CORA isoform X4, with protein MGSRVAILMLGLLAIFLISSEVAARDLAEASPNKDEAGTEANEVGEAKYGYGGGNYGHGGGNYGHGGGSYGHGGGGYPGYGGGGYPGHGGGGYGHGGGGYGHGGGGYGGGGYCRYGCCGGGYGGRCRCCSYAGEAAEAEPHN; from the exons ATGGGTTCAAGAGTAGCAATACTCATGCTTGGCCTCTTGGCCATTTTTCTTATATCTTCAGAGGTGGCTGCTAGAGACTTAGCTGAGGCTTCACCTAACAAGG ATGAAGCTGGCACAGAGGCAAATGAAGTGGGTGAGGCCAAGTACGGATACGGTGGTGGTAACTATGGCCACGGTGGTGGAAACTATGGCCACG GTGGTGGAAGCTATGGCCACGGTGGCGGAGGGTACCCCGGCTACGGTGGCGGAGGATACCCTGGCCACGGTGGTGGAGGATACGGTCACGGTGGCGGAGGATACGGTCACGGTGGCGGAGGGTACGGAGGAGGAGGATATTGCCGCTACGGTTGCTGCGGCGGTGGATACGGTGGACGTTGCAGGTGCTGCTCTTACGCCGGTGAAGCTGCCGAAGCTGAACCTCACAACTAA
- the LOC107609147 gene encoding cold and drought-regulated protein CORA isoform X3 — protein sequence MGSRVAILMLGLLAIFLISSEVAARDLAEASPNKDEAGTEANEVGEAKYGYGGGNYGHGGGNYGHGGGSYGHGGGSYGHGGGGYPGYGGGGYPGHGGGGYGHGGGGYGHGGGGYGGGGYCRYGCCGGGYGGRCRCCSYAGEAAEAEPHN from the exons ATGGGTTCAAGAGTAGCAATACTCATGCTTGGCCTCTTGGCCATTTTTCTTATATCTTCAGAGGTGGCTGCTAGAGACTTAGCTGAGGCTTCACCTAACAAGG ATGAAGCTGGCACAGAGGCAAATGAAGTGGGTGAGGCCAAGTACGGATACGGTGGTGGTAACTATGGCCACGGTGGTGGAAACTA TGGCCACGGTGGTGGAAGCTATGGCCATGGTGGTGGAAGCTATGGCCACGGTGGCGGAGGGTACCCCGGCTACGGTGGCGGAGGATACCCTGGCCACGGTGGTGGAGGATACGGTCACGGTGGCGGAGGATACGGTCACGGTGGCGGAGGGTACGGAGGAGGAGGATATTGCCGCTACGGTTGCTGCGGCGGTGGATACGGTGGACGTTGCAGGTGCTGCTCTTACGCCGGTGAAGCTGCCGAAGCTGAACCTCACAACTAA
- the LOC107609148 gene encoding glycine-rich protein isoform X1, giving the protein MGSKVATLMLGLLAMVLLISAEVAEVSSNKAAVGNEANEVGNAKYEGYGGGGGYGGGYCMYGCCRRGYYGGCRRCCYYAGEAPEPDEVKPQN; this is encoded by the exons ATGGGTTCAAAAGTAGCAACACTCATGCTTGGCCTCTTGGCCATGGTTCTTCTTATCTCCGCAGAGGTGGCTGAAGTTTCTTCTAATAAAG CTGCAGTTGGTAACGAGGCAAATGAAGTGGGCAATGCCAAGTATGAAGGATACGGTGGTGGTGGCGGCTACGGAGGAGGGTATTGCATGTATGGATGCTGTCGCCGCGGATACTACGGCGGGTGCAGGCGGTGCTGCTATTATGCCGGTGAAGCTCCTGAACCAGACGAAGTTAAACCTCAAAACTAA
- the LOC107609148 gene encoding glycine-rich protein isoform X2: MGSKVATLMLGLLAMVLLISAEVAEVSSNKVGNEANEVGNAKYEGYGGGGGYGGGYCMYGCCRRGYYGGCRRCCYYAGEAPEPDEVKPQN, translated from the exons ATGGGTTCAAAAGTAGCAACACTCATGCTTGGCCTCTTGGCCATGGTTCTTCTTATCTCCGCAGAGGTGGCTGAAGTTTCTTCTAATAAAG TTGGTAACGAGGCAAATGAAGTGGGCAATGCCAAGTATGAAGGATACGGTGGTGGTGGCGGCTACGGAGGAGGGTATTGCATGTATGGATGCTGTCGCCGCGGATACTACGGCGGGTGCAGGCGGTGCTGCTATTATGCCGGTGAAGCTCCTGAACCAGACGAAGTTAAACCTCAAAACTAA